A genomic segment from Acidimicrobiales bacterium encodes:
- the icd gene encoding NADP-dependent isocitrate dehydrogenase — translation MAETITMGADGKLRVPDEPVIPYIEGDGTGVDIWPAAQQVLDAAAAKHGRRIAWREVLAGEKAFNQTGEWLPGATVTAFRDHLIGIKGPLTTPVGGGIRSLNVALRQILDLYVCLRPVRWFTGVPSPVKHPEKVDMVIFRENTEDIYAGLEVEQGTEAADRMIKLLHAEFGWDVRPDSGVGIKPISVTGSKRLVRAAIEYAAQHGRRSVTLVHKGNIQKFTEGAFRNWGYDVTREEFADVAVTWDDCNGHPGDRILVKDAIADITLQQVLTRPEEFDVIATTNLNGDYLSDALAAQVGGIGIAPGANINYVTGHGLFEATHGTAPKYAGQDKVNPGSLLLSGVLMFEHLGWKDAAADIVRALGATIGEGIVTYDFARLREGATEVRCSQFAAAVVERL, via the coding sequence GACATCTGGCCCGCCGCCCAGCAGGTGCTCGATGCGGCGGCCGCCAAGCACGGAAGGCGCATCGCCTGGCGTGAAGTCCTCGCCGGCGAGAAGGCTTTCAACCAGACGGGCGAGTGGCTGCCGGGGGCGACGGTCACGGCCTTCCGCGACCACCTCATCGGCATCAAGGGACCGCTCACCACGCCCGTCGGTGGCGGGATCCGCTCGCTCAACGTCGCCCTTCGCCAGATCCTCGACCTCTACGTGTGCCTGCGCCCCGTGCGCTGGTTCACGGGCGTGCCCTCGCCGGTGAAGCACCCCGAGAAGGTCGACATGGTGATCTTTCGGGAGAACACCGAGGACATCTATGCCGGCCTCGAGGTGGAGCAGGGGACCGAGGCGGCGGACCGCATGATCAAGCTGCTCCACGCCGAGTTCGGCTGGGACGTCCGACCCGACTCGGGCGTGGGCATCAAGCCCATCTCGGTCACCGGCTCCAAGCGCCTGGTCCGGGCGGCGATCGAGTACGCGGCGCAGCACGGGCGCAGGAGCGTCACCCTCGTGCACAAGGGCAACATCCAGAAGTTCACCGAGGGGGCCTTCCGCAACTGGGGCTACGACGTCACGCGCGAGGAGTTCGCCGACGTGGCCGTCACCTGGGACGACTGCAACGGTCATCCGGGCGACCGCATCCTCGTGAAGGACGCCATCGCCGACATCACCCTGCAGCAGGTGCTCACCCGGCCCGAGGAGTTCGACGTGATCGCCACCACCAATCTCAACGGCGACTACCTGTCCGACGCCCTCGCCGCGCAGGTCGGCGGCATCGGCATCGCCCCCGGGGCCAACATCAACTACGTCACCGGGCACGGGCTCTTCGAGGCCACGCACGGCACCGCTCCGAAGTATGCGGGCCAGGACAAGGTGAACCCCGGATCGCTCCTCCTGTCGGGTGTGCTCATGTTCGAGCACCTGGGTTGGAAGGACGCGGCGGCCGACATCGTGCGGGCGCTCGGAGCCACCATCGGAGAGGGCATCGTCACCTACGACTTCGCCCGCCTGCGAGAGGGCGCCACCGAGGTGCGCTGCTCGCAGTTCGCAGCGGCCGTCGTGGAGCGCCTGTAG
- a CDS encoding malate dehydrogenase, with product MANTRPVRVAVTGAAGQIGYALLFRIAAGDLLGPDQPVEVRLLEIEPALPALHGIAMELSDCAFPLLAGVETTSDPGVAFDGVSWALLVGSVPRKAGMERRDLLTVNGGIFGPQGRALAAAAGGDVRVLVVGNPCNTNCLIARTNAREIPAERWFAMTRLDQNRARALLAARAGVPVTDVANLAIWGNHSNTQFPDAANATIGGKPAPQVIGDDEWLRGEFITTVQQRGSAVLAARGSSSAASAANAVVDSVRSIHTPTPPGDNAALAVVSQGEYGVPEGLQFGYPVRTDGSTWAVVEGFAFDDFARERIRITTEELEGERAEVKDLLG from the coding sequence GTGGCGAACACGAGGCCCGTCCGGGTGGCAGTCACGGGCGCAGCCGGGCAGATCGGGTATGCGCTGCTGTTCCGGATCGCCGCCGGCGACCTGCTCGGGCCCGATCAACCCGTGGAGGTGAGGCTCCTCGAGATCGAGCCGGCCCTGCCGGCGCTGCACGGCATCGCCATGGAGCTGTCCGACTGCGCCTTCCCGCTGCTCGCGGGCGTGGAGACGACGTCGGATCCCGGTGTGGCCTTCGACGGCGTGTCGTGGGCGCTGCTCGTCGGCTCGGTGCCCCGAAAAGCCGGCATGGAGCGGCGCGACCTGCTCACCGTCAACGGGGGGATCTTCGGGCCCCAGGGGCGGGCGCTGGCCGCCGCCGCGGGGGGTGACGTGCGGGTGCTCGTCGTGGGCAACCCGTGCAACACCAACTGCCTCATCGCCCGCACGAACGCCCGGGAGATCCCGGCCGAGCGGTGGTTCGCCATGACCCGCCTCGATCAGAACCGGGCCCGTGCCCTGCTGGCGGCCCGCGCCGGTGTGCCGGTCACCGACGTGGCCAACCTGGCCATCTGGGGGAACCACTCCAACACCCAGTTCCCCGATGCGGCCAACGCCACCATCGGAGGGAAGCCAGCGCCCCAGGTGATCGGCGACGACGAGTGGCTTCGGGGCGAGTTCATCACCACGGTGCAACAGCGTGGTTCCGCCGTCCTAGCCGCCCGCGGGTCGTCGTCGGCGGCGTCGGCCGCCAACGCCGTCGTCGACTCCGTGCGCAGCATCCACACGCCCACGCCACCTGGCGACAACGCGGCACTGGCGGTGGTGAGCCAGGGCGAGTACGGCGTTCCCGAAGGGCTCCAGTTCGGCTACCCGGTGCGTACCGACGGGTCGACTTGGGCGGTGGTCGAGGGATTCGCGTTCGACGACTTCGCCCGCGAGCGCATCCGGATCACCACCGAGGAGTTGGAGGGTGAGCGGGCCGAGGTGAAGGACCTGCTCGGATGA
- a CDS encoding methylated-DNA--[protein]-cysteine S-methyltransferase, giving the protein MRQATWVEASPLGPLYVVTSATGLRLLDLRGPGEKAVPGDAPVEAVAAPLRAYFGGDLDAIDDVPVDLEGRTAFSLAVLTALRTVRAKTLTSYGRLAAAAGRPSAGRAVGRAVGANPVPIVVPCHRVVAGDGALGGFSGGLDVKRWLLAHEGHPVDGRRPLGFS; this is encoded by the coding sequence ATGAGGCAGGCCACCTGGGTGGAGGCGTCGCCGCTCGGGCCGCTGTACGTCGTCACGTCGGCCACCGGGCTGCGGCTGCTGGACCTGCGCGGTCCCGGTGAGAAGGCGGTGCCCGGCGATGCACCGGTGGAAGCGGTGGCCGCGCCGCTGCGGGCCTACTTCGGCGGCGATCTCGACGCCATCGACGACGTCCCCGTCGACTTGGAGGGACGCACCGCCTTCAGCCTGGCCGTGCTCACCGCGCTGCGCACCGTGCGGGCGAAGACGCTCACCAGCTACGGGCGGCTGGCAGCTGCGGCCGGGCGCCCCTCGGCGGGGCGGGCCGTGGGTCGGGCCGTCGGTGCCAACCCGGTGCCCATCGTGGTCCCGTGTCACCGCGTGGTGGCTGGCGACGGCGCTCTCGGCGGGTTCTCCGGAGGTCTCGACGTGAAGCGCTGGCTGCTGGCCCACGAGGGCCACCCCGTGGACGGGCGGCGGCCGCTCGGCTTCTCCTAG
- a CDS encoding DUF2087 domain-containing protein — protein sequence MPRHGVDASGRSEEGPRPAPPAAALVGLLADEDRLRCLAAVVLGATTAAEVAERSGLELRSAIRALERLAGAGLVDRGPGGLAVRVALFREAARAAASERPDVDPERLGATPEQAGVLRKFVSADGRLASIPTAKAKRLVVLDFLAGRFEPGRVYPENDVNGILGRVHDDYAALRRYLVDEGFLERRDGFYWRAGGTYEV from the coding sequence GTGCCCCGTCACGGCGTCGATGCGTCCGGTCGCTCCGAGGAGGGTCCGAGGCCGGCGCCCCCGGCCGCCGCCCTGGTCGGCCTCCTCGCCGACGAGGACCGGCTGCGCTGTCTCGCCGCCGTCGTCCTCGGCGCGACCACCGCCGCCGAGGTCGCCGAGCGCAGCGGGCTCGAGCTCCGCAGCGCGATCCGCGCCCTCGAGCGGCTGGCCGGGGCCGGGCTTGTCGATCGCGGCCCGGGCGGCTTGGCCGTGCGCGTGGCCCTGTTCCGGGAGGCGGCGCGTGCCGCCGCCTCCGAGCGACCCGACGTCGACCCCGAACGCCTCGGGGCCACGCCCGAGCAGGCCGGCGTCCTGCGGAAGTTCGTATCGGCGGACGGGCGCCTGGCGTCGATCCCGACGGCGAAGGCGAAGCGCCTCGTGGTGCTCGACTTCCTGGCCGGCCGATTCGAGCCGGGCCGGGTCTACCCGGAGAACGACGTGAACGGCATCCTGGGCCGCGTCCACGACGACTATGCCGCCCTCCGCCGCTACCTCGTCGACGAGGGGTTCCTGGAGCGGCGCGACGGCTTCTACTGGCGGGCCGGCGGCACCTACGAGGTCTGA
- a CDS encoding DUF2510 domain-containing protein, giving the protein MPGWHPDPDDPASLRHWNGKRWGSERRPKPSWAAQPRSAGLVVAGGGQGEDPGPPAPVSRRRWYLLAGGALLLAFLVISVPAWLGSGIEIPARTVHDAAYTGRADELCATALPKLFADRPEAREDNGTPAQFAARIDKAADGLAALASDLRKLPVASAADGTEIDRWLDDWDAYIAIGRQFADSIRAEDQDRSRQLSADSQKLAKRIFGFSKGNDMPRCTFTGNPQTS; this is encoded by the coding sequence GTGCCGGGTTGGCACCCCGACCCCGACGATCCCGCCTCCCTGCGGCACTGGAACGGCAAGCGCTGGGGCAGTGAGCGCAGGCCGAAGCCGTCGTGGGCGGCACAGCCGCGCTCGGCCGGCCTCGTCGTCGCCGGCGGCGGGCAAGGTGAGGATCCGGGACCACCGGCGCCCGTGTCGCGCCGCCGCTGGTACCTGCTGGCCGGTGGTGCCCTGCTGCTGGCCTTCCTCGTCATCAGCGTTCCCGCCTGGCTGGGCTCGGGGATCGAGATCCCTGCCCGGACCGTGCACGACGCCGCCTACACGGGCCGGGCCGACGAGCTGTGCGCCACCGCCCTGCCGAAGCTGTTCGCCGACCGACCCGAGGCACGCGAGGACAACGGCACGCCCGCCCAGTTCGCGGCCCGGATCGACAAGGCGGCCGACGGGCTCGCCGCCCTGGCCTCCGACCTCCGGAAGCTGCCGGTGGCCAGCGCCGCCGACGGCACAGAGATCGACCGCTGGCTCGACGACTGGGACGCCTACATCGCCATCGGCCGCCAGTTCGCCGACTCCATCCGGGCCGAGGACCAGGACCGGTCCCGCCAGCTCAGCGCGGACAGCCAGAAGCTGGCCAAGCGGATCTTCGGGTTCTCCAAGGGCAACGACATGCCCAGGTGCACCTTCACCGGAAACCCTCAGACCTCGTAG
- a CDS encoding SCP2 sterol-binding domain-containing protein, whose amino-acid sequence MAAYLSPAWFDDLDRTARAADGLGPVTAGAQVVIQQVVTGLPDGDVRYWIRVDDGAIQVGRGDAERPDATVTQSYATAVAVSRGELAVEDAILAGRAKLAGDIGVLVRHQAALQGVAAALAAVRERTTYD is encoded by the coding sequence GTGGCCGCGTACCTCAGCCCGGCGTGGTTCGACGACCTCGACCGGACTGCCCGCGCCGCCGACGGCCTCGGGCCGGTCACCGCAGGGGCGCAGGTCGTCATCCAACAGGTGGTCACCGGTCTCCCGGACGGCGACGTGCGCTACTGGATCCGCGTGGACGACGGAGCCATCCAGGTGGGCCGGGGCGACGCCGAGCGGCCGGACGCCACCGTCACCCAGTCCTACGCGACAGCCGTCGCCGTGAGCCGCGGCGAGCTGGCGGTGGAGGACGCCATCCTCGCCGGGCGGGCCAAGCTGGCCGGCGACATCGGCGTGCTGGTGCGCCACCAGGCCGCCCTCCAGGGGGTGGCCGCCGCGCTGGCCGCCGTGCGTGAACGCACCACGTACGACTGA
- a CDS encoding transglutaminase family protein encodes MTWRIEITHRSGYRYRNEVTSSYNEARITPLSTDRQMVLDAAVTVSPRASVYRYWDYWGTLVDAFEVHEPHTELAVTGSSVVETSPPMPPPDAIGWELLTRPEVADEFAELLAATPYATINDELTDTACSLKAGNDPLEVCHATVEWARSRLRYQAGATTASTPGAEALAQGGGVCQDFAHVTLALLRAMGIPARYTSGYLFPDRHANVGDTITGQSHAWVEAWVGDWVPLDPTNGEPVGERHVVVGRARDYADVSPLKGIYRGGPAQALKVTVELTRRS; translated from the coding sequence GTGACCTGGCGGATCGAGATCACCCACCGCAGCGGCTACCGGTACCGGAACGAGGTGACGTCGTCGTACAACGAGGCGCGGATCACCCCGCTCTCCACCGACCGCCAGATGGTGCTCGATGCCGCCGTCACCGTCTCTCCGAGAGCCAGCGTCTACCGCTACTGGGACTACTGGGGCACCCTGGTCGACGCCTTCGAGGTGCACGAGCCCCACACCGAGCTGGCCGTCACGGGCAGCTCGGTGGTGGAGACGTCACCACCGATGCCACCGCCCGATGCCATCGGGTGGGAGCTGCTCACCCGTCCGGAGGTGGCGGACGAGTTCGCCGAGCTCCTGGCGGCGACGCCCTACGCCACGATCAACGACGAGCTCACCGACACCGCCTGCTCGCTCAAGGCCGGGAACGACCCACTCGAGGTGTGCCACGCCACCGTCGAATGGGCCCGCTCCCGGCTGCGCTACCAGGCCGGTGCCACGACGGCGTCGACCCCCGGTGCCGAGGCGCTGGCCCAGGGTGGAGGCGTGTGCCAGGACTTCGCCCACGTCACCCTCGCGCTCCTGCGGGCGATGGGAATCCCGGCGCGCTACACGTCGGGCTACCTGTTCCCCGATCGCCACGCCAACGTGGGCGACACGATCACCGGTCAGAGCCACGCGTGGGTCGAGGCATGGGTGGGCGACTGGGTCCCCCTCGACCCCACCAACGGCGAGCCGGTGGGCGAGCGCCACGTCGTCGTCGGCCGAGCCCGGGACTACGCCGACGTGAGCCCCTTGAAGGGCATCTACCGGGGCGGTCCCGCCCAGGCGCTCAAGGTGACGGTCGAGCTGACCCGGCGCTCGTGA
- a CDS encoding alpha-E domain-containing protein, whose translation MLSRIAESLYWVGRYVERAEDVARILDVHVHHLLEDPSVAEDVACAAILGVMGVTPESDAAVDVSEVVRILAYDDGGTVSIVRSLRAAHENARGARDALSAEMWECLNATHNALPRHLKRASATSPHAFFNYVKERAAIMAGLGDSTMSRDDGWRFLVLGRSIERVDMTTRLLLARFREPAGQPGWITTLRSCSAHEAFLRTYRRAVEPALVAEFLLLDRLFPRSAFHALGVAEQCLAELEPDAGRVGVDDEARRLLGRARTQLEFRRVSELISDLPEHLHALQVACAESGEAVARRFFRQSAPQAWNQGVADDEPAGWDQHLRLSPEPAEHDSDPVTT comes from the coding sequence GTGCTGAGCCGCATCGCCGAGTCGCTGTACTGGGTGGGCCGCTACGTCGAGCGGGCCGAGGACGTGGCCCGGATCCTCGACGTGCACGTCCACCACCTCCTGGAGGACCCGTCGGTCGCCGAGGACGTGGCCTGCGCGGCCATCCTCGGGGTCATGGGCGTGACCCCCGAGAGCGACGCCGCGGTCGACGTGTCCGAGGTCGTGCGGATCCTCGCCTACGACGACGGGGGCACCGTGTCCATCGTGCGATCGCTGCGGGCCGCCCACGAGAACGCCCGCGGCGCCCGCGACGCCCTGTCGGCCGAGATGTGGGAGTGCCTCAACGCGACACACAACGCGCTGCCCCGGCACCTCAAGCGGGCCAGCGCCACCAGTCCCCACGCCTTCTTCAACTACGTGAAGGAGCGGGCCGCCATCATGGCCGGCCTGGGCGACTCGACCATGAGCCGGGACGACGGCTGGCGCTTCCTCGTCCTCGGCCGCAGCATCGAGCGCGTCGACATGACCACCCGGCTGCTCCTGGCCCGCTTCCGTGAGCCGGCCGGCCAGCCCGGCTGGATCACCACCCTGCGGTCGTGCTCGGCCCACGAAGCCTTCCTCCGCACGTACCGCCGGGCCGTCGAGCCCGCCCTGGTGGCCGAGTTCCTCCTCCTCGACCGGCTCTTCCCCCGCTCCGCCTTCCATGCCCTCGGTGTGGCGGAGCAGTGCCTGGCCGAGCTCGAGCCCGATGCCGGACGGGTGGGCGTCGACGACGAGGCCCGCCGCCTGCTCGGCCGGGCCCGCACGCAGCTCGAGTTCCGGCGGGTCAGCGAGCTGATCAGTGACCTGCCCGAGCACCTGCACGCCCTGCAGGTGGCGTGCGCCGAGTCGGGCGAGGCCGTCGCCAGGCGGTTCTTCCGCCAGAGCGCCCCGCAGGCGTGGAACCAGGGCGTGGCCGACGACGAGCCGGCCGGCTGGGACCAGCACCTCCGGTTGTCGCCCGAGCCGGCCGAGCACGACAGCGACCCGGTGACCACATGA
- a CDS encoding circularly permuted type 2 ATP-grasp protein, translating into MGDLLDEYAFAAGWDEMFDPTGAPRPSYRALHQALQVLSAEEFANRCAARDRAFLDQGITFSHSGEERLFPLDLFPRVLSAGEWSHIEKGVTQRVLALERFLDDVYGEGQILRDGIVPRRCVTTATHFHRPAFGVQPVNGARVQVAGIDLVRGDEQFHVLEDNVRTPSGISYVIENRRAMARVFPELFASHRVRPVDAYPARLLEALRAAAPAGAGEPTVVLLTPGVYNSAYFEHAFLARQMGVELVEGRDLVCRENLVYMRSTEGEQRVDVVYRRVDDDFLDPLHFRSDSVVGCPGILNAARAGNVTIANAVGNGVADDKLVYTYVPAMIEYYLGEKTLLPNVTTYRLEDPDQLAHALPRLDQLVMKPVDGSGGYGLVIGPQAGDEELAGVRAAIQADPRAWIAQEVVRLSTSPTQVGDRLKPRHVDLRPFAVNDGERVWVVPGGLTRVALVEGSLVVNSSQGGGSKDTWVLATTDAGRNGRMGAGVPGQAAPATPVPGHDVTQLDPGPAVAQVAQQQQQPPATRPEAPAC; encoded by the coding sequence GTGGGCGATCTCCTGGACGAGTACGCCTTCGCGGCCGGGTGGGACGAGATGTTCGATCCAACCGGCGCGCCGCGCCCGAGCTACCGGGCCCTGCACCAGGCCCTCCAGGTGCTGTCGGCCGAGGAGTTCGCCAACCGCTGCGCGGCGCGTGACCGGGCCTTCCTCGACCAGGGCATCACCTTCTCCCACTCCGGCGAAGAACGGCTCTTCCCGCTCGACCTCTTTCCCCGGGTGCTGTCGGCCGGCGAGTGGTCGCACATCGAGAAGGGAGTGACCCAGCGGGTCCTGGCCCTCGAGCGGTTCCTCGACGACGTCTACGGCGAGGGGCAGATCCTGCGGGACGGCATCGTGCCCCGGCGCTGCGTCACCACCGCCACCCACTTCCACCGCCCCGCCTTCGGCGTGCAGCCCGTCAACGGGGCGCGGGTGCAGGTGGCCGGCATCGACCTGGTGCGGGGTGACGAGCAGTTCCACGTGCTGGAGGACAACGTCCGCACGCCGTCGGGGATCTCGTACGTCATAGAGAACCGCCGGGCCATGGCGCGGGTCTTCCCGGAGCTGTTCGCCAGCCATCGGGTGCGCCCGGTCGACGCCTACCCCGCCCGGCTCCTGGAGGCGCTGCGGGCCGCCGCCCCGGCCGGCGCCGGCGAACCGACCGTGGTGCTGCTCACGCCCGGCGTGTACAACTCGGCCTACTTCGAGCACGCCTTCCTGGCCCGGCAGATGGGCGTGGAGCTGGTGGAAGGGCGTGACCTCGTCTGCCGGGAGAACCTCGTCTACATGCGCAGCACGGAGGGCGAGCAGCGCGTCGACGTGGTGTACCGGCGGGTGGACGACGACTTCCTCGACCCGCTCCACTTCCGCAGCGACTCGGTCGTCGGCTGCCCGGGCATCCTCAATGCGGCCCGCGCCGGCAACGTCACCATTGCCAATGCGGTCGGCAACGGGGTGGCCGACGACAAGCTCGTCTACACCTACGTCCCGGCCATGATCGAGTACTACCTGGGTGAGAAGACGTTGCTGCCCAACGTCACGACCTACCGCCTGGAGGACCCCGACCAGCTCGCGCACGCCCTCCCACGCCTCGACCAGCTGGTGATGAAGCCGGTGGACGGGTCCGGAGGGTACGGGCTCGTGATCGGCCCGCAGGCCGGCGACGAGGAGCTGGCGGGCGTGCGGGCCGCCATCCAGGCCGATCCCCGGGCCTGGATCGCCCAGGAGGTCGTGCGCCTGTCGACGTCGCCCACCCAGGTCGGCGACCGGCTGAAGCCGCGCCATGTCGACCTGCGGCCGTTCGCGGTCAACGACGGCGAGCGGGTGTGGGTCGTGCCGGGTGGCCTCACGCGCGTGGCCCTGGTCGAGGGAAGCCTGGTGGTGAACTCGAGCCAGGGCGGCGGGTCGAAGGACACCTGGGTCCTCGCCACCACCGACGCCGGGCGCAATGGGCGCATGGGAGCCGGAGTCCCGGGCCAGGCGGCCCCGGCCACGCCCGTGCCCGGCCACGACGTCACCCAGCTCGATCCCGGCCCCGCCGTCGCCCAGGTGGCGCAGCAGCAGCAGCAGCCGCCGGCGACCCGGCCCGAGGCGCCGGCGTGCTGA
- a CDS encoding transglutaminase family protein, translated as MRIKVGCEFAHKAAGPTPTIWQVRPRPDGPAALVSSAWTSTPPLPTTSYIDAFGNLCDRLMLPEGDSVVRFDAVAEVSGDPDPVGLDAPQVAVEALPDDALVYLLPTRFCLSDVLHDEAWELFGGTAPGWARVQAVSDWVHANVRFDYQNTSPVTTACDVWRSRTGVCRDFAHLAVTFCRALNIPARYAFGYLPDIGVPPPDDPMDFCAWMEVYLGDRWWTFDPRNNQRRIGRVLIGRGRDAVDVAMLTTYGATILESMTVWAAEA; from the coding sequence GTGCGCATCAAGGTCGGATGCGAGTTCGCCCACAAGGCGGCAGGTCCCACGCCCACCATCTGGCAGGTGCGGCCCCGCCCCGACGGGCCGGCGGCACTGGTCTCGTCGGCATGGACATCGACGCCCCCGCTCCCGACCACCAGCTACATCGACGCCTTCGGCAACCTGTGCGACCGCCTGATGCTCCCCGAAGGCGACAGCGTGGTGCGCTTCGACGCCGTGGCCGAAGTGTCCGGTGATCCCGACCCCGTAGGCCTCGATGCGCCGCAGGTCGCGGTCGAGGCCCTTCCCGACGACGCCCTCGTCTACCTCCTGCCCACCCGGTTCTGCCTCTCGGACGTCCTGCACGACGAGGCGTGGGAGCTCTTCGGGGGCACGGCCCCCGGGTGGGCGCGCGTGCAGGCGGTGTCGGACTGGGTCCACGCCAACGTGCGATTCGACTACCAGAACACGTCCCCCGTGACCACCGCCTGCGACGTCTGGCGGTCCCGGACCGGGGTCTGCCGCGACTTCGCCCATCTGGCCGTGACGTTCTGCCGCGCCCTCAACATCCCGGCGAGGTACGCGTTCGGGTACCTGCCGGACATCGGGGTGCCGCCGCCCGACGACCCCATGGATTTCTGCGCCTGGATGGAGGTCTACCTCGGCGACCGCTGGTGGACGTTCGACCCGCGCAACAACCAGCGGCGGATCGGCCGGGTCCTCATCGGCCGGGGTCGTGACGCCGTCGACGTGGCCATGCTGACCACCTACGGCGCCACCATCCTCGAGTCGATGACCGTGTGGGCCGCCGAGGCGTGA